In the Candidatus Palauibacter australiensis genome, CAACGCGGCGTCGGACCACAACCTCTACATCCGCGGCGACCTCATGTACCAGTCGAACTACGTGAGCGGACTCCGGATCTTCGACATCTCCGACCCGGAGAACCCCGTGCCGGCCGGCTTCTTCGACACGGTGCCGGGGAGCCCGGACGCGCCGGGCTTCGCGGGGTCCTGGAGCAACTACCCATTCTTCCCCTCCGGGAACATCATCGTGTCGAGCATGCGCGAGGGCCTGTTCGTGCTCAGGAAGCGGGAGCCCGCCCTCGTGCCGTAGCCTCGTGCCCTAGCGTAGTGTCGACTTGCGGGTGACGCGGCGGAAAGCGAGGGCGGCGAGGAGGCCGATGACGCCGAAGCCAGCGACGGCGGCGAACACGTGCTGGTGGCCGGGGAGGCCCGGCGAGTTGTCGAGCAGGA is a window encoding:
- a CDS encoding choice-of-anchor B family protein — encoded protein: NAASDHNLYIRGDLMYQSNYVSGLRIFDISDPENPVPAGFFDTVPGSPDAPGFAGSWSNYPFFPSGNIIVSSMREGLFVLRKREPALVP